actacaagctaaactataacccttgttgggaaagcaggatgctataatcccaagggcttcaaaatggaaaaataaccaagtgaggaaagaaaataaggaaataaataaactgtaagaaaaGTATTTTTGTGTATCTTAACGAGATTGAATGTAGTTCTAATTTCTCACTAGCAAAGCTCTTGTAATAATAAGAGGTTTAAGGTCGTCTTTTTACATCGATCATTCTATGTTTACTCCATCAGGAAAGGTGAAAGTTCATATAATGCCAAAAGGTTCAGTCGGTTTTGCCGTGGCTTCGACTACGGTTAGGTTTGGTTTTTCTTctgtagactattattattattattattattattattattattattattattattattattattattattattattattattattactattattattgttgtcgttatcatcatcatcatcatcattattattattattattattattattattattattattattattattattattattgttgttgttgttgttgttgttagtataattattattattattgttattattattattattattattattattattagaacctgagctataaccctagttgggaaagcaggatgctataatcccaagggctccaaaatcgaaaaataactaagtgaggaaaggagataaggaaataaataaactgtacgaaaattaataaacaaaacaaaatagaatattctaaagacagtaacaacattaaattagattctcGCCAGAATAAGATTTGTATTTTTCGATCCCTTTCGGGTGATTTACATGGATACATATTTGCCTTCATATGGTTCATCAATATATACCTTGGTTCATCTTTTGGCAATACATTAGaatttacttactttaaggactgatattctggtcctatacagcaagggaactctattctctacaggaccttcacattcattttattgtatacattccaaggcattcagcatttcacatcgcaGAGTGTTCATGTACTGTTAAGTTAACATTATCACAGCAGAGAACATCAAAGTCACCAGGTTTCtactgaaagccttaatattttcagtctttcggatgtctatgtAGTTAGGATTCCATGCAGTTAGGAATTAATGGCGACGGAAATGTATTTTCCACAACGTGTAACTTATGACGCTGGTctcaaatgaaatagaaaaaatttgCAGGAATTCGATGGTCGTTGTTGGTAAGGTTTGactttattttttgctttattgtTGTTTTATCCACAATTTATAGTTATTATATTCTTAAATATTTGCCTTTAAAAAGGAGTTAGTGCGTTAatccattatttttcttatttgtcaCTGATAAAAGGCAATTCTATTTAGAATTAACATAACCTCATCGTTACTTTGAAAATATGTCTGAAAAAGTATAATGAAcgataaatatattaaataaattcttCCATacccaaatatttttattttacatatggaCATTATGAATTGCCTCTAAGGGTAAGACCACGTATGTCCTATGGTTTGTCCCTCTGACCTTGAAATACCATTGCTAAGAGCCAGGTGGTAACCACTTATCTCTGTTACTTTCTTGGAATACAATTATTAGCCaagcgtgcttttttttttttttatattcacagaGTATGAAGCTTATACATAAATGGATTGTTCTTCATGTGAAGTATTCATAGGTAggacttaatataaaaaaaaatttgatgaaattATATTTGACTTGTTTAACAAAAGTCTTCCACCAAGGAAAAAAAACGATCaattaatatcattaaaagaatttaGTTCTAACTAGATATAGATTCAAGGAAAACCTTCCTTATTTTCGATTTTTTTCTCATCTAAACCTTCCTACAAGGAGAGAATTCCCCCACATAAACCCAGTGATGGAATATTCGAACTAGTTTTGCAACCACGCTGGCAGAGGTTATAGCTGGAAGCGAATAAAAATGTATGAAGGTGTGGCtggaaatttctttttcaaaactaaTGGATATTATTTCAAGTATCATCTAACTACATTTAAGtcggatatcatatatatatattatatatatatgtatatatatatacatacatacatacatacatatatattttaaatgtatatatatgcatgcatacatacatacatataaacatcgatatatatatatatatatatatatatatatatatatatatatatatatacacacatacacacctgcatatatatgtatatatatatatgtatatatatatatatatatatatatatatatatatatactgtatatgtatgcatgtatgtacgtatgcatatatacattatatgctgtacatatgtgtgtgtataacagccGATGTATTGATTTATAAACGACCTCTCTCATCTTTCAGCTGTATCGTCATTGCTTATTAACATATGAGAATCATATTGAAGCTTTTCATAATAGATATAAACGTATAGGAATAAAAATTATCGATGTTATATATCCTACTTTActgcccctttctctctctctctctctctctctctctctctctctctctctctctctctctctctctctttgtatatatatatgtatatgtatgtgtgtgtatatatatatgaacagacacgcatgtatacatatttacaatatatatatatatatatatatatatatatatatatatatatatatatatatatatatatattcaaataagacatataatcgatatatatatatatatatatatatatatatatatatatatatatatgcatatatatatatatgtatatatatattcaaataaaccatatatttgaatatatatatatatatatatatatatatatatatatatatatatatgtatatatatatatatatatatatacatatatgtatgtatatatattcaaataagccatatattttaataccttaatttaATTCAGTAACATATAATATACGATCTTCCTGAAGTAATGTTGGGTTCGTGTAAtgtaagtttaatttttctttgataaGATACTTGTATTCTCAAATAAATTGCGAAAATCATAGTTAAAGGAAATATCCAGATAATAAATAGGTAATAAAAATTAgtattacaaaaatatttgatGTGGAGAGTAATAATGGCGATCGGAAAAGAGAACATGATCTgcgaatgatagatagatagacagatagatagatagcgtatatatatacatatatatatatatatatatatatatatatatatatatatatatatatatatatatatatatatatatctatatatatatacatgtacatatgcacatacagaacctatatatatacactttttctataatgttttttcttaatataattttttagcCGCGCAGTCTGCCtgctttttgagattttttttttcttttatctttcttgcTGTCCAACATAATGACTTTTACTTCAGTGTCTCATCAGTGTTTTCTCTCAGGTGCGTCAAAGCACTAAATAGTCTACACTTCTCCAGCGGTGGACCATATTGGCCAATTTCCTAGACATAATCCAATCCAAGCTTAAAGAAgctaaaaaaaaagatggaaacagAAATTTTTGGAATCAATATGTCTGTATTTGGTACCACAGTTGGGAAAAACACTCAAAAAGGATTTCTGTGAAACGACTCATTAGAGGATGCAGTTGTCTAGTGTTGTCCAATGAGCCACGCGAGACTAAAGCACGGTTTAAGGTCATCGATTGAACATCATCAGACTGACGTCAGGAGATCCTCGCTCAGCCATCTGGTGGCAGTTGTGGCAGACTCTCCTCTCTAGGGCACAAGTTACATAACTATTTTCATGGGATTGTTTACCACATTACCCATTCACGCAATAGAATGTTTGTCTGTTGTCTTGGGTATAACCACACGTGATTACTTATTTTATAGTTACGAAATATATTCTCAAAGGCGTTCTTCTTCACCACTGgcaatttattgataaaaagttagGCTTTGATATATTATTACTGCTATTCTTTAAAACTAATCGTTGATTCATTAATCCGAGACTTCAAAATTCATGTTATTTATCAACATTTTCAATAActttaaattgtttttttcttgCAGCTAATAGAAAAAATTGAGTAACTCAAACATACAAATTGTGCAAAAGGttaaatatatataggctagtgtcaattctctattttcttttcaccAGAATTAAATGTTAAAAGCAACATGATTAAAGTTTACTTAATTTCTTTCTTCGACTTTATTTATCATTCTTGTCGAAAACATATCTGTAAAGGTTAAAGTTCTGATACTAATAAGAAGGAAGTAAACTCGTGTGTAAACTCCTCAGGTTACTATGCACGAGAGATGCGTCACTCATTGCAGGTTTTAATGTCCGGACTTCCCGCAACGAGTGACTGTAACATCAACAAAGGGAAATTTACCGGACGCAGTATAAGATATAAAGGACTGAGCTTCGAGTAGACAGCAATCACTCCTcacgagagaagaagaagaatcactaCTCATCCGAATCTGCTACAAACAACATGAAGGTGAGTGACCCACAAGttttcttgaaagtttttttttttatgtttgagttCCTGTTACGATGAATAGCAATTTTCTGTTCAGATTATTCTTTATTTCATCGAATACTAAATAAACGTTGATAAAAAGTATATATTAACCATGAATCTTGatttaaattaaataataaaaagaaaggcaATATATATCTTATGAAGTTCTGTCTCCTTTCTTTCCAGGGACTTCAAGTTATATTCGTCTGCTGTCTGGCAGCTGTTGCCTTcgcaaatgataaaaataatggagGAAATAAACGATTCTTTGGAGGATTAAACCAAGGTTTCGGTGGCGGTAATCAAGGATTTGGTGGTGGTTTTGGAGGTATCAGTGGAGGCCATGGCGGTGGCTTTGGAGGAGGTCATGGAAGTGTCTTTGGAGGTATTAACCCTGGCTTTGGAGGCGGTGCTTCTCAGACATGCAGACGTTGGTGCCGAACTCCCGAGGGACAGGCCTACTGCTGCGAGAGCAACAACGAGCCTGAAACCCTTCCCTTCGTCAAGCCAGGTCAATGCCCTCCCGTAAGACCTCAGTGCCCACCCGTCAGGAGCTTTGCCCCTCCACAGACATGCTCCAATGACAGCAAGTGCGGAGGCGTCGACAAGTGTTGCTTCGACAGGTGTCTCGAGGAGCACGTTTGTAAACCCCCTGTCGGATCTGGAGGCTTCGGTGGATTCGGGTTTGGAAGATAAATCTTGACTTTCATTTTAAGGAACATCTTGTAAATCTATACCTAAATTAGGTACCTGAATtagattaataaatatttattttcaatacatATAAGCGTTTACTACCCTTACAATTTATTCCTAGTTCAGTTGAAATTCATTAAAAGTAGTAACTAGATTAATTTAATCCTGTAATTTCGAAAGAAGTATGTAGTTATTTTCAGAGATACTCctgattttttattctatttcgaaaaaaatctttcatattattggttttcctaacaccaaggttaatctaaaaaagtaaaaagtaaatgtTTCTAAATTAAAGTGATTTCTAAGTCTGTAAAGAAATGGTTTCTTATCATTTAATTTAGTTAAAACACAATGAGCAAAGATTTGTTAGAAATTCGATTACAAAAGACTTTTAGAACTTATGACGTCTTGGGTATTTTAAGATGATGTCTGATAACAAGAATATTTTACAAAatctatacatttttttcttaatttaacagtgaccaagtactctctctctctctctctctctctctctctctctctctctctctctctctctctctctctctctctctctct
Above is a window of Palaemon carinicauda isolate YSFRI2023 chromosome 6, ASM3689809v2, whole genome shotgun sequence DNA encoding:
- the LOC137642464 gene encoding uncharacterized protein isoform X2; this encodes MKGLQVIFVCCLAAVAFANDKNNGGNKRFFGGLNQGFGGGNQGFGGGFGGISGGHGGGFGGGHGSVFGGINPGFGGGASQTCRRWCRTPEGQAYCCESNNEPETLPFVKPGQCPPVRPQCPPVRSFAPPQTCSNDSKCGGVDKCCFDRCLEEHVCKPPVGSGGFGGFGFGR